The Syntrophorhabdaceae bacterium DNA window ATTTTTCAAAGATCATTAAGATGCCCATCCACCAGAGCAAAAATTCAAGACCTTCTTTGCTGAACCACAAGATACCCTCATAAAGATTTACCCTTAAAATCCTCTGAACGGAATGGTCTTTTAGAACTCTGTAAATCAAAGCCCTCATGTCTTTTGGATCTTCTATGTGCATTAAATCTACAGACAACATGCTTTTTATATCCATAAGGTGCATGAAATCCGATACAGCATCATCATCCAAACCCAATGCCTTTAAGTTATCTATGACAATAGCCTCGAGATTAAGTTCCCTGACAGTAATATAATAGGAAATCCTTGAAAAAAGGATATGGCTTAGAAGTATATATAACCATGTCTTTTCCTGGGTCTTTATTCGGTATATACGTGCCCATTCAATCAATATTTTTAGTTCATGAAAGGCTGATGTTAGATGTTTTTGTGGTATGGTATCCATACCCAAAGAGGTGCAATAGTCATTTATGGATTGAATAAATCTTTTATATTTCCATTCAACTGTGCCTATTAATAAATCTTCTATTTTATGTTTTTCTTGTTCTCTTGATATGAGCATATCTACTGCGTCTCTAAACAAGTTTTCATTAAAAAAGTCTTGAAATAGCTTTCTTATGCGTCCTCTTTTTATTTCATCCATGGCATATTCTATGCTTATTGTTCCCCTTCCTTGTAAATAATCATGGATCGCAGAATAGCTAATATCTTCACTGTCCTGTGTTTCGTAAAAGTCCATAAATACCAGATATCCATAAGGGCCAAGCTCTGTATAAAGACCCTTCTCCATTATGTCCCTGCTCTTTCTTATAAAGGTTAAACCAGATATATGATCCTTAAAGACCACAAAGTTGTCTTTTTCAGATAAGACAAGACCGTAGGCAAGGTCCTTCTGGATAAGGATCTTTCCATCACCTGAGCCTGTCTTTACCGAAAATGCTGCAGATGTCTTTATCCAGCCAGAGGCAGGGTGATTTTTATTATTGTAGATGACGAGTGCCTTTTCTTCACCGTGTCTGTTAGAATAGGCAAACACATCCTCATTGACCTTTCCTTCATGGGAATAAAAGTCATAAAGGAGGAAATTTTCAACCCCTGCAAAAATATGGCGTCTGTGCATTAAAGGAAATACCTCTTTTCTGTGCCTCTCTATAAGGTATTCGTCAGGGGTTTCATCCATATATGCCTTTTTATACTCCATACCGTATTTTTCTTTAAGCCCCTCTATCTGGCCATGACCGAACATAGGTAGCCCAGGCATGGTCACCATGAGGGTGCATATACCGAAGTATTTATCGCCCTTTCCAAACTGGTCTATTGCTGTCCTTTCATCAGGGTTATTCATGAAATTCACAAGACGTCTCAGTATCTCCGGATCAAATTCAAGGATGTTTTTCACCACAGCCCGATATTTGGCATTTTCCTCATCCCTTAGCATATTCATAAATGCACTATTATAGACCCTGTGCATACCCAAAGTCCTTACAAAATAACCCTCCAGGAGCCAGAATGCCTCTGCAAGGAGAAGTGTATCAGGGGCATCACGGGCAACCCTATCCACAACCTCACGCCAGAATTCGTTGGGCATGGCCTTATGGAAATCGTCCTTTGTCATACCGTATTCTGACCTTGTAGGTATTGCGCCTCCTGCACCTGGCTCTGGGAACCACAGTCTCTGATAGTGCTTCTTAGTAAGGGTCATGGCTGCATCAAATCTTATGATGGGAAATTTTTTTGCCACATAGAGGATGGTATTTATCATGGCCTCCCTTACCTCTGGATTGAGGTAGTTTAGCTGTGCCGTGTCATTCCAGGGCATGCTTGTTCCATCATTACCGTGATATATGAACCTCTCATGGCCTGTATGTTTATCCAGACGCCTGAATATCACTGCTGCATCTGTCCTTGTATAATAGTGATCCTCTATCTGGATACAAACCCTATCATCATTAGAAAGGTCTGGGCCGCTAAAGGAATACCAGGGAAAGGGTTTTTGATCCAACGATATAAACCAATCCGGGTGTTCAATGACCCATCTTGAATATATCCCCACATGATTTGGGACCATGTCACTGGCAAGTCTTATGCCTTTTGACCATGCCCTTTCTTTTAAATTTTCGTAAGCAGGCTCGCCGCCCAAATCAAGGGCTATCTGATAATCATAGAGAGAATAGGCAGATGCCACTGCCTCTGGGTTTCCGCACAACTGTTTTATCCTCTGAGATGCAGGGCTCCTCTCCCATATACCTATAAGCCAGAGCCCTGTAAAACCCATGTCCTTAAGCATATCCAATTCCTCATTAGGTATCTCGTTCAACTTTGATATGTCACGGCCGTATTTTTTGGAGAGTTGATGGAGCCACACATAGATATTTTTTGCCATGAGCACCAACCTCGGCATCCAGTCTTTATCCGGTGTAAAACTCTCTGCCTCAAATTGGGCGGCCCTGAAATCATAGACCTGGGTCTTGCCTGGCCCGATGAACGTTATCTTGGACTCTTCTTTTAATATATCCGTTGCCCCGAGTATGCGTTTTATATATTTCTTGAGTAAAAACCCCCAGTGTTCCATTATATATTCGAGTTGGCCTTTAAGGGAATACGGCACAAGGACTGCAGGGCTTCTGAGCATATCTATGAGATTCTGGTTATAAGGACCAAAATGGGGTTTTTTATGGAAAAATTCCCTTAGCGCAGCAATTATATACAGATAAACGGTTTCATCCTTTAGCCTTTTGTCGTTAAAGAAATCTGCAAAGGGTGAAAATGCAGGGTTCATATTGGCAAGCCATAAAAGGAACATCTCCTCAAGAACGATCTCTCTGTTGGAGATACCCAGGGTCTCTGCTTGTAAATAGGTTTTTACATCCATCTTTTTTCTATACACATCAACGGTGGGAAACTCCTCTGAAAAGATATATAATGCCTTATCTACCTTTTCTTTCTTGAAGATATTCTCCAGATGTTTTAATGCATCCTTAATAACATTTCTATCTATCTCTTCCCTATATGAAAGGACTACATAATGTAGTATCTCATCAATGAGTCCCATAGAGGCGATATCTCCTGCCTTAACCACCTTATCAGGATGTCCTTTTTCTATATTGAGTTGATTTATCTTCTGGGCAAGGGTTCTTGCTGCCCTTATATTTGGGACAATGACATTTCCGCTTAAAGTGAATATGCTATCTTCAAAATTATATATATCCCTAATTTTTCTGGATATGTGGAACTCAAATTTCATCTAAAATCTCCATGAAATGCATTTTGAGCACATGCTAACACAAGGGTTATTTACAGTCAACATTCAAAAATATATAGATTCTAATTTTTCAGTCTCTCTACAATGGTCTCTACAAGCCTGTCTATACCTTCTTTTTTAAGGCACGATATGGATATGGCATTGTATCTATTCTCTATGTTTTTTACAAATTCCCTGTTCATGTTGTCTATCTTATTGAAAACAATAAGTCTTTCCTTATCATATAGATTTAGTAATTTTAATATCTCATCAACTGCCTGAATTTTCTCCTCAAAATCAGGGGTGCTGATATCCACAAGATGAAGCAGCAGATGGGCATCCTTTAGCTCCTCAAGGGTAGCTATAAATGCCTTCAGCAAGACCTGAGGAAGATTTTTTATAAAACCTACGGTATCTGTCAGTATGATGTTCTTTCTTTCAGGATATTTTATTGTCCTTGTAGTGGGGTTTAGGGTGCTGAACGCCATATCCTGAACCTCCACTTTACTCTTTGTTAAAAGATTCAACAATGTTGATTTGCCTGAATTTGTATAACCCACTATAGAGACCACAGGTATACCCGATGCCTTTCTCCTCTCCCTTTTTCTGTCCCTAATGCCCTCTATATCCCTGAGCCTGCCTTCAAGGAATGTAATCTTTTCCCTGATTCTTCTCTTATCCACC harbors:
- a CDS encoding alpha-amylase family glycosyl hydrolase; its protein translation is MKFEFHISRKIRDIYNFEDSIFTLSGNVIVPNIRAARTLAQKINQLNIEKGHPDKVVKAGDIASMGLIDEILHYVVLSYREEIDRNVIKDALKHLENIFKKEKVDKALYIFSEEFPTVDVYRKKMDVKTYLQAETLGISNREIVLEEMFLLWLANMNPAFSPFADFFNDKRLKDETVYLYIIAALREFFHKKPHFGPYNQNLIDMLRSPAVLVPYSLKGQLEYIMEHWGFLLKKYIKRILGATDILKEESKITFIGPGKTQVYDFRAAQFEAESFTPDKDWMPRLVLMAKNIYVWLHQLSKKYGRDISKLNEIPNEELDMLKDMGFTGLWLIGIWERSPASQRIKQLCGNPEAVASAYSLYDYQIALDLGGEPAYENLKERAWSKGIRLASDMVPNHVGIYSRWVIEHPDWFISLDQKPFPWYSFSGPDLSNDDRVCIQIEDHYYTRTDAAVIFRRLDKHTGHERFIYHGNDGTSMPWNDTAQLNYLNPEVREAMINTILYVAKKFPIIRFDAAMTLTKKHYQRLWFPEPGAGGAIPTRSEYGMTKDDFHKAMPNEFWREVVDRVARDAPDTLLLAEAFWLLEGYFVRTLGMHRVYNSAFMNMLRDEENAKYRAVVKNILEFDPEILRRLVNFMNNPDERTAIDQFGKGDKYFGICTLMVTMPGLPMFGHGQIEGLKEKYGMEYKKAYMDETPDEYLIERHRKEVFPLMHRRHIFAGVENFLLYDFYSHEGKVNEDVFAYSNRHGEEKALVIYNNKNHPASGWIKTSAAFSVKTGSGDGKILIQKDLAYGLVLSEKDNFVVFKDHISGLTFIRKSRDIMEKGLYTELGPYGYLVFMDFYETQDSEDISYSAIHDYLQGRGTISIEYAMDEIKRGRIRKLFQDFFNENLFRDAVDMLISREQEKHKIEDLLIGTVEWKYKRFIQSINDYCTSLGMDTIPQKHLTSAFHELKILIEWARIYRIKTQEKTWLYILLSHILFSRISYYITVRELNLEAIVIDNLKALGLDDDAVSDFMHLMDIKSMLSVDLMHIEDPKDMRALIYRVLKDHSVQRILRVNLYEGILWFSKEGLEFLLWWMGILMIFEKYRHITPDEKDFERFINVINEAIEEIKSLAFMSGFKYIELINALSDMDKKIES